One window of the Allosaccharopolyspora coralli genome contains the following:
- a CDS encoding cob(I)yrinic acid a,c-diamide adenosyltransferase: MGVHLTKIYTRAGDGGTTRLSDNSQVSKTDERLVAYADVDETNSLLGVALATAPLDETVRAVLTEVQNDLFDVGADLSTPVAENPKYPPLRVTQNYIDRLEAHCDEFNDHLEPLHSFILPGGTPAGALLHQARCVARRAERAAWAACAADPEGTNDLPAKYLNRLSDLLFILARVANPDGDVLWRPGGNS, from the coding sequence ATGGGTGTGCACCTGACGAAGATCTACACGCGGGCCGGGGACGGCGGGACGACTCGCCTGTCGGACAACTCACAGGTCAGCAAAACCGACGAGCGTCTCGTCGCCTATGCCGACGTGGACGAGACGAACTCTCTGCTCGGCGTCGCGCTGGCCACCGCACCGCTGGACGAGACGGTCCGAGCCGTGCTCACAGAGGTCCAGAACGACCTGTTCGACGTAGGTGCGGACCTGTCGACCCCCGTCGCCGAGAACCCCAAGTACCCGCCGCTGCGCGTCACCCAGAACTACATCGACCGGCTTGAAGCACACTGCGACGAGTTCAACGACCACCTCGAACCGCTGCACTCGTTCATCCTGCCCGGCGGCACGCCCGCCGGAGCGCTGTTGCACCAGGCACGCTGCGTCGCACGCCGCGCGGAACGGGCAGCATGGGCGGCCTGCGCTGCCGACCCGGAGGGCACCAACGATCTGCCCGCGAAATACCTGAACCGGCTGTCCGACCTGCTGTTTATCCTCGCGCGCGTCGCCAACCCCGACGGTGACGTGCTCTGGAGGCCCGGCGGCAACAGCTGA
- a CDS encoding GNAT family N-acetyltransferase, with protein MRIEVASYDHPDARRLVDEVQQEYLLRYGEHDSTPMTVEEFAAPRGLFLLGYRGGEAVASGGWRAHDGDEPFFEDGDAELKRMYVVPHARGSGLARAMLAELERSARSAGRRRAILETGTAQPEAIALYESSGYAEISKFGVYRCDGDSRCFGKWL; from the coding sequence GTGCGGATCGAGGTTGCTTCTTACGATCACCCGGACGCTCGACGGCTGGTCGACGAGGTGCAGCAGGAGTACCTCCTGCGTTACGGCGAGCACGACAGCACGCCGATGACGGTGGAGGAGTTCGCGGCGCCGCGTGGGTTGTTCTTGCTCGGTTATCGCGGTGGGGAGGCCGTCGCGTCCGGCGGGTGGCGTGCCCACGACGGGGACGAACCGTTCTTCGAGGACGGCGACGCCGAGCTCAAGCGCATGTACGTGGTGCCGCACGCGCGCGGCTCGGGGCTGGCTCGGGCGATGCTGGCCGAGTTGGAACGGTCCGCGCGGTCGGCTGGCCGGCGCCGGGCGATTCTGGAGACGGGCACGGCACAGCCGGAAGCGATCGCACTGTACGAATCGTCTGGTTACGCGGAGATCAGCAAGTTCGGCGTGTACCGCTGTGACGGCGACAGTCGCTGCTTCGGTAAGTGGCTCTGA
- a CDS encoding DUF2550 domain-containing protein, with product MWTATILVLALALAALGIVVRVWRRVHQLRTGGVDVALRSRADEGARGWHLGVARYRGEEFTWYRVLSLRNGPSWVMNRSDVAIAGRREPTTPETYTVPSGSVVLDLDGLGRHVEIAMGPDALTGFLSWLESAPPGKSVPWAS from the coding sequence TCGTGCTGGCGCTGGCGCTGGCAGCGTTGGGAATCGTGGTGCGCGTGTGGCGAAGGGTCCATCAGCTGCGTACGGGTGGTGTCGATGTGGCGCTGCGATCCCGTGCGGACGAGGGTGCCCGTGGCTGGCACCTGGGGGTGGCGCGATATCGCGGCGAGGAATTCACGTGGTATCGGGTGTTGAGCTTGCGCAACGGGCCGAGCTGGGTGATGAATCGGTCCGATGTGGCGATCGCCGGACGTCGGGAACCGACGACGCCGGAGACCTATACGGTGCCGTCGGGATCCGTCGTGCTCGATCTGGACGGGCTGGGGCGGCACGTCGAGATCGCGATGGGGCCGGACGCGTTGACTGGGTTCCTGTCGTGGCTGGAGTCTGCTCCTCCGGGAAAATCCGTCCCATGGGCGTCCTGA